ttgagttcTGGGAGCTTCTCACCTTTcaggtctctgagactttctagaaGTTTACTTCCCCGCTTCCACCTCCGTacagctacatatttccattcgttctcctggccctctgggtctCTCTACTGTCtccctccatacctgatcctgcctccttttctcctcctcctcctctctcccaccagacccctccctctcttcctctgccttctgtagtTATTTGCTTCCCCCTCCTAAGtgtgattgaagcatcctcacttaggccttGATTCTTGTTAAATGTTTTGTGGTCCATTATGGGTGTTCTGTTCTagttggctaatatacacttatcagtgagtacataccatgcatgtcctttggggtctgggttacatcatacagtatgatattttctagttccatcccatttgcctgcaaattcataatgtcctcatttttaatagctgagtggcattccattgtgtaaatgaaccacattttctgtatccatttttaattgagggacatctgggttttttccagcttctggttgttATGAATAAggttgctataaacatagtggagcacatgtacttgtggtttttccagacattgtctgcctctctgtgttaTCACACATGAACTATGGAAAAAACAGGGCCTCAGAGGACTGGTTTGTTTAAATTACTGGTTCAGTGCCAGCTTCCTCCAGCTTGGGAGGTGGAAGAGATTGCTTTCCTTTAAGAGTGGAGTCTTCACTCCAGATACCTATGGAATACACCTTCAACTTTGTCTGGTTTTCACAACAGGAAGGAAAATAGAGTGATGATATTCCTATTAGGGTTAGACATCTGGTTAGTGACTTTATCCTAGAAATCAAAAACTGGAGTGTCAGAACTGGGATATTTAGGTAGGAAAAACAGCCATCTATTCCCCTAATTGTCTTCTTCTGACTGAAGAGAGCCAAGAAAGAAGGGACCAGAATATAAGgcattctgtatgtgtgtatgtgtgatgaggTTGTGGTGGTTGCCACATGAAGCACGTTGGGAACTACTCTTATAGTCAGAGCTCAAAGTTACAACTGGAATttcagaaaatttcaaaatttcaaacaTTCAGCACTAGGACAAATTGTACCTTAGGTCTTTCAAGTTTCAACTCGGCCACACAAGTAAGTTTTTCTTTACTGTTAAAAACTTTTTTgctaaatttgaattttatatttgttcttatatTATAAGGTAACAAAATTATCTCTTTGAAAACTGTGCAtgaatgtggtatgtgtgtgtgtgtgtgtgtgtgtgtgtgtgtgtgcgcgtgcatgcatgtgaatacCTGTGCCTATGGAAAGCAAATATCAGTGTTAGAAATCTTCCTCAGTTGCAATCTATTTTGTCAAGTAAGGTTCTTTCATTGAACTTGGAGCTGCTGGCTTTGTAAGACTGACTTTACAGTAAGCTCCAAGGCTTTACATATTTCTCACCCACTGTtggaattacaaatgtgtgcTGTCAACCTctggcatctacacacacatatatgtacaagtatacacacatgtgagcaccCAGATATGTATGTTTCTAGGAAAGGGTGAACTGGAACATAAGTGGACACTTTAAGAGAATGATAGGCTACTGACACTAGGATCAAACATTTGGAGAAAATGAGCAtgccagaaaagaagaaaattgagtATGATGTGAAGTATGATGGTGTCATCAAGTAGACATACAGTGTggccagagaagaaacagaatgaaGATCACAGACTATGACTGTGTATAGCCTTTTGGTTCACTTAAGGGATGTTGAATGCCAAAAAATGTTTATCATGGACATGTCTTCTGAAAGCACTAATGCATATGTGAGAAGTTAAAGACCCCCCACTGTaaaccaaaatagaaaaatgagCCAGGAGAAAGGCAAAGAAGGAAATTTATAGTAGAAAGCCCAGTAAAGATGTCAAAAGTGCTAGAAAGCCATCTAACTTCAATATGACAATACTTTCCTGGATGCCCCATGTTGAAAAAATGAGTGTATTTATTGAGTTCATAATTGGTCAATCCTCTTTGACTCTACTCTCTACAAGTATGGTCGTAGGATAAGACATTCTTGATTCCTCATTGATTGTAGGTAAAATACAAACTCCTTAGCACCCCTCCTTATATCAGGGGGATTCTTTGTCTTCTGATTTATATTTAGTTACTTTCTGCACCATTAAAGCCATACAGAATGCACTCACACTTTCTATGTCCTTTTGGTATgctcttattttaattattaactaTACTCATCTTTTAATATTTAGTTCAAGGTTTCCTACAAAAGATTTTATTGAACTTACTTTTTTCATGAGGTCTTTTGTATCATTTCAGATCATACCACACAAACTGCTCTCCCATGGCTGGTATAAACAATGTTACTGAGTTCTTTTTTCTGGGACTCTCTTCTAACAAAGAGGTGGAGAGAGTTTGCTTTGTGATATTTCTGCTCTTGTACATGGCCATTGTGCTTGGAAATCTTCTCATGGTGGTCAGTGTGGTAGCCAGCAGAAATCTTGGAtctcccatgtacttcttccttggCTACCTTTCCTTTGTGGAGATCTGCTATTCCTCCACAACAGCCCCCAAACTCATCTTGGATCTCTTAGCTGAAAAGAAATCCATATCTGTATGGGGCTGCATGACACAGCTTTTCTTCATCCACTTCTTTGGTGGCGCTGAGATTTTCCTGCTCACAGTGATGGCCTATGACCgttatgtggccatctgcaagcCCCTGCACTACACCAGCATCATGAACCGAAACGTGTGTACAGTCCTTGTGGGGATGGCATGGATGGGAGGCTTTGTGCATTCCTTTGCCCAAATACTTCTCATCTTTCCTTTGCCTTTCTGTGGTCCTAATATCATCGATCATTATTTCTGTGACTTGCTTCCTGTGCTTAAACTTGCCTGCTCAGACACCTTCCTTATTGGCCTGCTGATTGTTGCCAATGCGGGAACACTGTCTGTGATCAGCTTTGTGGTCCTCTTAGCATCCTATGTGGTCATCTTGTTCCATCTGAGAACTCAGAGTGCTGAGGGACGGCGCAAAGCTCTGTCCACCTGTGGGTCCCATGTCACTGTGGTTATATTGTTCTTTGGTCCATGTGTCTTCATCT
The nucleotide sequence above comes from Mastomys coucha isolate ucsf_1 unplaced genomic scaffold, UCSF_Mcou_1 pScaffold15, whole genome shotgun sequence. Encoded proteins:
- the LOC116092224 gene encoding olfactory receptor 4X2-like codes for the protein MAGINNVTEFFFLGLSSNKEVERVCFVIFLLLYMAIVLGNLLMVVSVVASRNLGSPMYFFLGYLSFVEICYSSTTAPKLILDLLAEKKSISVWGCMTQLFFIHFFGGAEIFLLTVMAYDRYVAICKPLHYTSIMNRNVCTVLVGMAWMGGFVHSFAQILLIFPLPFCGPNIIDHYFCDLLPVLKLACSDTFLIGLLIVANAGTLSVISFVVLLASYVVILFHLRTQSAEGRRKALSTCGSHVTVVILFFGPCVFIYLRPSATLPVDKMIAVFYTVITPLLNPLIYSLRNAEVKKAMKSLWFRTMKVDEI